A genomic region of Gossypium hirsutum isolate 1008001.06 chromosome D01, Gossypium_hirsutum_v2.1, whole genome shotgun sequence contains the following coding sequences:
- the LOC121214071 gene encoding disease resistance protein SUMM2, with protein sequence MQQQELLMHNHAAEALLHASMTELHGAQGDLTSRVRIAEDEQQHKRLNQVEGWLQRADHVVADADQLSRESPQQVEKLCMGGCCSRHPRSTHKFGKQIATILQEVKHLKENGDFSDVARKPPLPSATKRPSEPTVGLESYVNQVWSIASQDRPIEKVQDEIAKRIGLSNEGWESRSRDEKAGDIFNVLCRKKFALLLDDIWERFDLTGAGVPLPTQGNGSKVIFTTRSRDVCCQMQPNMANNIKVECLPPGKALKLFEEKDYLSLSLTIGRAMASKKTPPEWEYAIEVLRQSAASVFPGVGKEMYPKLKFSYDSLTSERVKSCFLYCSLYPEDHPIQIDELIHCWIGEGFMDEHTDLSTARNQGRFFIGSLIEACLLEKVRFSDRVRMHDVVRDMALWIVGEFEKDKFLVKSGVQLKELPEAEKWEEIRRMSLMDNQIENLTEILECPNLQTLFLSSNDLKGSRLVRQYEFEELPVGIAKLVSLEHLNLSFTKIRKLPVELRALEKLKYLNLEWTRDLEMIPQQLISSFSKLQVLKMMRCGYGCSLLLEDLEHLKYLNVLTLTFRSASELEKASRFNKFFSCAIEHVSLLDFRDSRSLNILALANLQNLCSIKCTNCMDLKEVKIESNIVEGARYFHSLRYVGLTYCKQMMDVSWVIFAPHLEKLLIRGCNSLEEIISEEKVDEVTDSKANTNLFSRLEQLDLCRLPKMKTIYCHALPFPRLKKISIVKCPMLKKLPLNSNSAKGQRLIIKGEKGWWKDVEWEDESTRTAFLPSFRPQ encoded by the exons ATGCAGCAGCAAGAACTCTTGATGCACAACCATGCAGCTGAAGCATTGTTACATGCAAGTATGACAGAATTGCATG GAGCTCAGGGTGATCTGACGAGCAGGGTCAGAATTGCTGAAGATGAGCAGCAGCATAAGCGGCTAAACCAAGTTGAGGGTTGGCTTCAGAGGGCCGAtcatgtggtagccgatgctgaTCAACTGAGTCGGGAAAGTCCTCAGCAAGTTGAAAAGTTATGTATGGGAGGTTGTTGTTCCAGGCATCCCAGGTCCACCCACAAGTTCGGGAAGCAAATCGCCACAATACTCCAAGAGGTGAAACATCTGAAGGAGAATGGAGATTTCAGTGATGTGGCCCGCAAGCCACCACTTCCTTCTGCAACTAAACGACCTTCTGAGCCAACTGTGGGTTTAGAGTCCTATGTCAATCAGGTTTGGAGCA TTGCATCTCAAGATCGGCCAATTGAAAAAGTCCAGGATGAGATTGCCAAAAGAATAGGCCTTTCCAATGAAGGTTGGGAATCTAGGAGCCGTGATGAGAAAGCTGGAGATATCTTCAACGTATTATGTAGAAAGAAGTTTGCATTGTTATTGGATGATATATGGGAACGGTTTGATCTCACAGGAGCCGGGGTACCTCTTCCAACACAAGGAAATGGCTCTAAAGTCATTTTCACAACTCGTAGTCGTGACGTGTGCTGTCAAATGCAACCGAACATGGCGAATAATATCAAAGTTGAATGTTTACCACCAGGAAAAGCTTTGAAATTGTTCGAGGAGAAG GACTACCTCTCGCTCTCATTAACAATTGGGCGAGCCATGGCATCCAAGAAGACCCCTCCAGAATGGGAATATGCTATTGAAGTTTTAAGGCAATCAGCAGCTTCTGTGTTCCCAGGGGTAGGGAAAGAGATGTATCCCAAGTTAAAATTCAGTTATGACAGTTTAACGAGTGAAAGAGTCAAATCTTGTTTCTTGTATTGTTCTTTATATCCAGAAGATCATCCCATCCAAATAGATGAACTAATACATTGTTGGATCGGGGAAGGATTTATGGACGAGCATACCGATTTAAGCACTGCCAGAAACCAGGGACGTTTCTTTATAGGTTCTCTTATTGAGGCATGCTTATTGGAGAAAGTACGTTTTAGTGATCGTGTAAGGATGCACGATGTGGTTCGCGACATGGCTTTGTGGATTGTTGGTGAGTTTGAGAAGgataaatttttggtaaaatcAGGTGTTCAGTTAAAGGAACTACCGGAAGCTGAAAAGTGGGAAGAGATAAGAAGAATGTCGCTGATGGATAATCAAATCGAAAATCTAACTGAGATATTGGAATGTCCCAATCTCCAAACTTTGTTTCTTAGCAGCAATGATTTGAAG GGTTCTAGACTTGTCCGACAATACGAATTCGAAGAATTGCCTGTAGGAATTGCAAAGTTGGTTTCACTAGAACATCTCAACCTGtcattcacaaaaataagaaagTTGCCGGTCGAATTGAGGGCCCTGGAAAAGCTGAAATATTTGAATCTAGAGTGGACACGCGATCTAGAAATGATCCCACAACAACTTATATCCAGTTTCTCTAAGTTGCAAGTACTGAAAATGATGAGATGTGGCTATGGATGTTCATTGCTTTTGGAGGATCTGGagcatttaaaatatttgaatgtaTTGACTCTTACTTTTAGAAGCGCTTCGGAGTTGGAAAAAGCTTCGAGGTTCAACAAGTTCTTTAGCTGTGCCATTGAACATGTAAGCCTTCTAGATTTCAGAGATTCAAGGTCATTGAATATTTTGGCTTTAGCAAATCTGCAGAACCTATGTTCTATAAAATGTACGAATTGTATGGATCTGAAAGAAGTGAAGATCGAAAGCAACATAGTTGAAGGTGCAAGATACTTCCATAGCCTTCGGTATGTAGGCCTAACCTATTGCAAACAAATGATGGATGTGAGTTGGGTAATTTTTGCTCCACATTTGGAAAAACTACTTATACGTGGTTGTAACAGTTTAGAAGAAATCATTAGTGAGGAAAAAGTTGATGAAGTCACTGATTCAAAGGCAAATACAAACTTATTTTCTAGGCTCGAGCAGTTGGATCTATGTCGTCTGCCTAAAATGAAGACAATATACTGCCATGCTCTGCCTTTCCCACGGCTGAAGAAAATATCAATTGTAAAATGCCCAATGCTGAAGAAGCTCCCACTAAACTCCAATAGTGCAAAAGGACAGAGACTCATCATTAAAGGAGAGAAGGGGTGGTGGAAAGATGTAGAATGGGAGGATGAATCCACTCGAACTGCTTTTCTCCCCTCTTTCAGACCTCAGTAA
- the LOC121214072 gene encoding putative disease resistance protein At4g10780, translating into MSNIFSISLSLDTIITRCWDSAFLCKLEENLPALKPEVEDLKATRRDLMSRVRFAEDEKQLKRLPQVDLWLRGLIVHPRSTHKFGKQIATILQEVKDMKENGDFSDVACKPPIPFANKRPSDPTVCLESYVIRLELSSKGTSGNYCHIWLRRGWQTTLLNQINNKFHDTSHDYHVIWAVASQDRPIEKVQNQIAKRIGLSNEGWEFKSRDEKAGDIFNVLCRKKFALLLDDIWEWFDLTRAGVPLPTQQNGSKVIFTTRRLDVCCQMQPNMDNNIKVECLPQEKLSNCSRRRATSRSHYNWARHGIQEDPSRMEYATEVLRQSAASVLPGVGKEIRLSHPKDELVDCWIGEGLLDEHANLSNARNQGHFIIGSLIDACLLEKGQYNVSVKMHDVIRDMALWIAGESEKEKFL; encoded by the exons ATGAGTAATATCTTCTCAATCTCACTTTCACTCGATACCATCATTACCCGTTGCTGGGATTCTGCTTTTCTATGCAAACTTGAAGAAAACCTCCCTGCTTTAAAACCTGAAGTGGAAGATTTGAAGGCGACCAGGAGGGATCTGATGAGCAGGGTCAGGTTCGCCGAAGATGAGAAGCAACTTAAGCGGCTACCCCAAGTTGATCTTTGGCTCAGAGGGCTGATCGT GCATCCCAGGTCCACCCACAAGTTCGGGAAGCAAATCGCCACAATACTCCAAGAGGTGAAAGACATGAAGGAGAATGGAGATTTCAGTGATGTGGCCTGCAAGCCACCAATTCCTTTCGCAAATAAACGACCTTCTGATCCAACTGTGTGTTTAGAGTCCTATGTAATCAGGTTGGAGCTGTCTTCAAAAGGAACAAGTGGGAATTATTGTCATATATGGCTTAGGAGGGGTTGGCAGACAACCCTCCTAAACCAAATCAATAACAAATTCCATGATACTAGCCATGATTACCATGTAATTTGGGCAGTTGCATCTCAAGATCGGCCAATTGAAAAAGTCCAGAATCAGATTGCCAAAAGAATAGGCCTTTCCAATGAAGGTTGGGAATTTAAGAGCCGTGATGAGAAAGCTGGAGATATCTTCAACGTATTATGTAGAAAGAAGTTTGCATTGTTGTTGGATGATATATGGGAATGGTTTGATCTCACAAGAGCTGGGGTGCCTCTTCCAACACAACAAAATGGCTCTAAAGTCATTTTCACAACTCGTCGTCTTGACGTGTGCTGTCAAATGCAACCGAACATGGATAATAATATCAAAGTGGAATGTTTACCACAGGAGAAGCTTTCAAACTGTTCGAGGAGAAG GGCTACCTCTCGCTCTCATTACAATTGGGCGAGGCATGGCATCCAAGAAGACCCCTCGAGAATGGAATATGCTACAGAAGTTTTAAGGCAATCAGCAGCCTCTGTGTTGCCAGGGGTAGGGAAAGAGAT AAGATTATCTCATCCAAAAGACGAACTAGTAGATTGTTGGATCGGGGAAGGACTTTTGGACGAGCATGCCAATTTGAGCAATGCCAGAAACCAGGGACATTTCATTATAGGTTCTCTTATTGACGCATGCTTATTGGAGAAAGGACAATATAATGTTAGTGTAAAGATGCACGATGTGATTCGCGACATGGCTTTGTGGATTGCTGGTGAATCTGAGAAGGAGAAGTTTTTGTAA